A segment of the Takifugu flavidus isolate HTHZ2018 chromosome 7, ASM371156v2, whole genome shotgun sequence genome:
ttctttattttaagtgcaggaatttgtcttttttcGGGGGCTTCTGAATGTCGTGAAAACGACTCCCTCAGAAAAGCATATTCAAATATACGAAGGTTTGATACGGAAAGCGTTTAATTTTACTCTGTagatagaataaattaaaaaaaacgaaacaaaaaaggttaaaataagTGAAACAAAATGATAACAACACGCCCAAAAGCAGAAGGGAGAAGCACAGGCACTGAAACCGACCCCTTCCTAACACTTCATCAGACTTCCTGTAATGTAATGTTTTAGACGTGATGAACCACCTCATTTAAGATTGAATAGAGTTTAGAAAGTTGTATGGTCTTCGTAACCATTTACCAATGACGAAATAACTTAATTGCTCTTTTTTGCAGAATTGTTAATGGTTGCAGTATGCAGATTTATGTATTGTCCCAGGCTTCAGCACAGTAATTTAATATGGTAAAACCAGTGAACAATAGAGGATGTAGGGATTTACCAAATGTATGTGCTGTTAAAATATATTGATTACTCTAAAGCACAAATAAATGGTCAAAGGAAACTGTAAATACACCTACACTAAATCTTCAGTAGGCATGTTATGTTTGTCTTGTGAAGAATGATGAGATGAATCTGCTTGTACTTACAAAACACATCCCTGTATAACTGTTGTTAGCACTGATGTTGGAAAAAGCTTTATAACCCAATTATTTTGCTTGTTTCCACAGTGATGTGAAGGGAGAACAGGATGAAGATGAAATCTTCGACTTTTTACTGATTCTAACATTTTACCAATTCATATAGCTCATTAAATAAACTGTCAGAATAATCCACAAGATCCATTTTCCTGTCTTCATGCATGTCACTATGAAAAGGGCACTGCTAACATGCTTTAAGTAAACTGACACTATTGGACATTATTCCCCTTCCTTCTGTTTTCATAAAGTGTCAACATCCCATCCATATTTAACCGTGCATAAACCCATTTATTAACTGCTCTCATTTTTATAAAACAGTAGCTGCTGTGTGGTACAGTTGTGGAAAGAAATGCCCATTCGGCTGTTTGAAAGCCTCATGCACTTATTGTAATTCACCTTCATTCTGATCTTGTGTTATGACTGTTGCCAGTTAGGTAAagagcagctgtttgttttgggcGATGGCGATCCTTCAGCAGAAGAATGTTACTCATGCTTCCTGCGCTGTGGCTTCACTTTGAAGGAATTGAAAAGCTTAAAAACTCTTAAAACCTCGTCAGGTCCAAGGAATGAACACTGCCAGGGGAATACAGTCAGACCAAACTACAGCAGCACAGGccatttatttattagttttGTGACTCAGACATTCGTGACACATTGttgtattttctttaatgatttgACAAGATTCCCAAACAGTGTGCCCACTCTTATTACCTGGGGATCTTCTCCATGATGGAAAAACTAAAGACTTACAAAGAATAACGCCCTGTGTAACAACTAAGGAGACGGAACCCTCCGCACCCACTCGGCCGCCCTTGCACACACCTGGAGGCAATTAGGGCTACATCAAACACAGCACGTGTGCAAACGCATACACAGAATACAGAAGGCATCTTTCCTAAACTGGACAATTTCCCaattccctctctgatttcacACAGCGACAGGTGCAGTGGGGTCACACATGTGGGGAGCGTCACAGAACTgggttgtcatagcaacagtaaCATCTGACAGTAAACAAGACATTAATAAAACTGAAAGCGATAATGTTAAAACTTTCAAACTAATAAATACATAATCATATTCAACAGATACAGTTGCCCTGTAACAGTTTCTCCAGGACTGTTCTGCCATAAAACATACTTTACATATGGCAACACAGTTAAATAAGCCAAGTTTGTGCAATATTTTATTACTCTCCTGGACTAAAGTTTATAATTATAGCATCCCCACACCAAACTTGAGATTAATTCAGTAGTTTGGCTGTAGTGTGGTTAATGGCCCTGGTTTTaaatgattggggggggggtgatggagtgGTCACCCTCACAAATGATTTACTGACAGTCAGATGTTACAAAGTCCAAAATCCTTTGATTAAGATTATCTGGTGTGCTTTAAGCCAGTCCTCATTAAACAGGGTACCACCGCACACCGGTGGCGTAATCTGCCAAGTGTGCATCGATAAACGCTGGGGTCAGCAGAGCCCTTCTCAAGCAAGTCCTGTCAAACAGCTACATCTGTCCATTCACCAGATGTGTTTCCCCCAGTCACAATCAGCACAGAAGAATAAATACAAGTGATGTTTACAGTTTTAGTCAAATGTCTGTGACAGTCTTACAATGGGTGCCGGTgtgagacaggacaggacagcagatAGCATGAGGGTGTGTGGGAGCCCTGTCATATGACACCTCAGGAGGATgtacaaaaaagcagaacaaataTCCAACTATCAAACCGGTCCTTGAATGTGTATCCTCCCTCCCCTTTCATTCCTCCAATCCTGTCCAGCAGGCTGACTGAGGAGCACACATGTACACCCTCACTTCCATGTTTATCTCCACTGGGTTATATCAACACATTACTAATCAAGGATACAGGTGAACCCGGTGAACCCCTTGTGCGTGGGCAGACTGGGCACATGATTGTGTCTGTGGGTGTCAGTTGGTCTCGTAGGAGGAGAGCAGCGCAGCGTCCACGGGCTCCATGCAGGAGGGGCAGGTAAAGGATCTCATCAGCCAGTCGTCTATACAGTCCATGTGGTAGATGTGCATGCAGGGCAGGAACCGGATGGGGTCTCCGTAAACAAAGTCCATCATACAAATAACACATCTGtgcagggaaacacacacagctcacctcaATTCCAGTTAGACACTTTGAAATATGGATGCAGCAAGACACTTTGTTTATGTGCTTCCAGAGGAGGAAGCACATTACTTTTCTACTCActctcttattttcttttctgaGCCATCTCTTCCCGGATCATACACGCCTTTGGGGAGGTGCTGGATCAGTCCGATTCGCTGGGCAATGcggacctgctcctcctctgtgagcTGGGTGGCCAATCGCGCTTGACTGGGCGTTGGGTGATAGACGGGCATGTGAATCTGCTCCTGCCGCAACAGAAAGGCAGGCGGAGTTTTAAAAACAGACCAGAGACACCCAACTGCTCCGGAATTACGCCGGGCTCGCGCTGGACGCGGAAGCGCCGTGCAACGGAAGTCGCGCTCGATCCGCGGCCCTCCGGTTCAGCCCAGACGTGCGTTCCTCTGCGCCAGTCGACAAtgatctgctcctcagctgttgtCTACTCCCTCTAGTGTATTGTGTAGTTGTAATCTGTAGATATCGAGCTGAAATGCTGAaaacttttaaatgtttatctaatctttatttttgtgtgcagGCGCCAGCGAGTATATTGACTCGGAGACACATGGATTGGTCTGTGTGAAGCTTATTTCTTCCTACTCGCTTCAAGACACTGACCACTGTGCCGTGCACCATGTCCTGCTGGACCCTCGGCCGTTTGTGGTCACGGAGATTGTGCACATGTAggcgaaggcaggtccacccctggatgggttgccagttcatcgcagggccctatgtgagcgtTTGTgagtttggtaccttgctcaagggttaCGCGGCAGtgctctggcaccttcccctactaccagatcACCTTGCATGTTTTGGGGCACTGGGGCTCGGACCGAGGCCCCTCCGCTTCCCAGCCTAGTCCTGTTAGGttcagccgccgcatttctgtcgcccttgaccagagaagttcgaggtgacataccaagcatcatgaacattaagcattaggtACATTAAgtaacattaagtaatgagagacaatataacaagaataaggaatataacaaggtgaaagcaaataagagacaactttaatataatggatctaacaagTCCCCAACAGACTCGGCTACCACCGCCCCAGAAACGGAGAGTGTTTCGcaaatacaaaacacacaaaggcaATAAAGACACTCGTAACAGCCAGAGCACCAGGGGATGAACCTCCAAACGACGTGTGGTTTCGGGtgactttctttttcttgctcATCCAACCTCCAAATGGTTGTTGTGAGTGCCATTAGTCAGTTTTCTGTGGGTGCAGTATCAACGAAACCTCTTGTGCTTCACACATACTGTAAGTACCCCGGAACAAGTgagtgttttgggttttttttaaaaataaacgtGAAACAAACATTTACAGGTCCGAAAATAACGACTTTGGCACCAATATTCCTGCGTGGTTGTTAGTGGTGAAGGATGCACCGTGAAGCCAACTCAATACATTTGCAGGATGTAACAAAACCACTCACCCGCTCATTTGGGTTCACACGTCCACGGGTTCTTGGTTTGTTTCTGCAGCGTTTGCTCCTGTTCCTGCTTTTGTGGTGGCTAAACTACAAGACAACTGCGGGAAAAGCTCATTCTGCCCCACCAACGCCGTTCGTTTCGTACTTGTAGATTTTTATTTTGGCTTCATGATTTTTGTTgcgcatttatttttatttcttaatttaTTATGTGGCGAGTGGTGTTTTGTATTTGCAAAACACGTTACATATTTGCAGAACCCATTCAGtttatttgcattgttttgGCATGAATTTAACTTTTTCTCCCAGATTACTAATCCTTGAAGGGTGAATGCTAAACATAACCAACAGGCAGGTCAAGGATTAAACTAAATTCATTGTGATGACATTAAATTGGCCCCTTGTTCACAATTCTACAGATGTTGCAGGAGCGCcgaaaataatttaaatggcaATTAAACAAATATGAAACTGGCAAAATTATTTGAGGaaaataattcaattttataAGTATGTGAGGAGTAAAGAAGATCATTCCTGAGTATCTGCAACTGAGCACTAACAGCAGCTACCAGTTCTGGTGGGTAGATGGTTCTGTGTCAGGTCACCCTTCTCAAACATCAGACACCACCCTAGCCACTTCCTATGTGCTACACAGGCAACAAATGGGTAACCTCTTatcaaaagacacaaacatatccttgtacttctatctttgtgaggacagaTATAATACATTCCCCAGACACTTAagtgtcatgttttttttttacatagccagcatcttttttttcacaaatCTGTTTAGCTTCATTCTTTTCTCTTATTGTCAATGCATATCTGAAGCAGGAATTAAGGTTTCTATACTATTGTTTGGTTTACTACGCACTGATTTTGGTTCACAGGCTATATGACTAAGAATTTTCCCCACCCCCAACTGCACTTCCTGAAATGCAGTtccaaaacattcaaatgtgCAGTTTCTGATAGATGACATATTGTGAATATGTCCAGCCTGCTCTGTAAcgggtgtgagtgtgtatatgTATTTTTGTaacttgctacatattgagtattGAAATACACATTCTACAAACAAAGTGAGGACTTTTTGAGG
Coding sequences within it:
- the rnf11b gene encoding RING finger protein 11b codes for the protein MGNCLKSPTSDDISLLHESQSDRASYGDGTDPDQEPPPPYEEQIHMPVYHPTPSQARLATQLTEEEQVRIAQRIGLIQHLPKGVYDPGRDGSEKKIRECVICMMDFVYGDPIRFLPCMHIYHMDCIDDWLMRSFTCPSCMEPVDAALLSSYETN